Proteins encoded together in one Mycolicibacter minnesotensis window:
- a CDS encoding class I SAM-dependent RNA methyltransferase codes for MIDQELTLVTEAPANGGSCVARHDGRVVFVRYALPGERVRVRITAERGSYWHGECVEVLEPAPGRIDSLCPIAGVDGAGCCDLAFVEPATARALKGDVVSNQLARLGGHEWRGEAEALSDEGATGWRSRVRLEVGADGRAGFHRYHSEELVTDLRCGQLPTGMTKGLAERTWRPGDHLHVVADDDGVRHVVSTGREHRPEVIEGDYHATQWVGRRRWQIPVTSFWQAHRRAAALYSALVAQWAQPATGGTAWDLYGGAGIFAAALAEPVGESGRVISVDTSRAATGAARAALADLPQVTVRTDSVRRALGGERAVADVAVLDPPRAGAGREVIDLLAGAGVPRVVHIGCEAAAFARDIGLYRGHGYTVEQIRVFDAFPLTHHVECVALLTRG; via the coding sequence GTGATCGATCAAGAGCTCACGCTGGTCACCGAGGCGCCGGCCAACGGCGGCAGTTGTGTGGCCCGGCACGACGGGCGGGTCGTCTTCGTGCGTTACGCCCTGCCGGGCGAACGCGTGCGGGTGCGCATCACCGCCGAGCGAGGGTCGTACTGGCACGGCGAATGCGTCGAGGTGCTCGAACCGGCACCGGGCCGGATCGACTCGTTGTGTCCGATTGCCGGGGTCGACGGTGCGGGCTGCTGCGACCTGGCCTTCGTCGAACCGGCTACGGCGCGGGCACTCAAGGGCGATGTGGTCTCCAATCAGCTGGCCCGGCTCGGCGGTCATGAATGGCGGGGCGAGGCGGAGGCACTCAGTGATGAGGGCGCGACGGGCTGGCGCAGCCGGGTGCGTCTGGAGGTGGGTGCCGATGGGCGAGCCGGATTTCACCGGTACCACAGCGAGGAACTGGTCACCGACCTGCGTTGTGGGCAGCTGCCGACGGGAATGACCAAGGGGCTGGCCGAGCGGACCTGGCGGCCCGGCGACCACCTGCACGTGGTGGCCGACGATGACGGCGTTCGCCACGTGGTGAGCACCGGCCGCGAGCACCGTCCGGAGGTGATCGAGGGGGATTATCACGCGACGCAATGGGTAGGGCGCCGCCGCTGGCAGATCCCGGTGACCTCCTTCTGGCAGGCGCACCGTCGGGCGGCCGCGCTCTACAGCGCGTTGGTCGCGCAGTGGGCGCAGCCCGCCACCGGCGGTACGGCGTGGGATCTCTACGGTGGGGCCGGCATCTTCGCCGCGGCATTGGCTGAGCCGGTGGGGGAGTCCGGTCGGGTGATCAGCGTGGATACGTCGCGGGCGGCAACTGGCGCGGCGAGGGCGGCGCTGGCCGACCTGCCGCAGGTTACGGTGCGGACCGACTCGGTGCGCCGCGCGTTGGGCGGTGAGCGTGCCGTGGCCGACGTTGCCGTGCTCGACCCACCGCGCGCCGGTGCCGGCCGCGAGGTGATCGACCTACTGGCCGGGGCCGGGGTGCCGCGGGTGGTGCATATCGGTTGTGAAGCAGCGGCTTTCGCCCGCGATATCGGCCTGTATCGCGGGCACGGTTACACCGTCGAGCAGATCCGGGTGTTCGACGCGTTTCCGCTCACCCATCACGTGGAGTGTGTGGCGCTGCTGACACGCGGTTGA
- a CDS encoding CBS domain-containing protein, whose protein sequence is MHAADIAEEFPVVSIDSDALDAARLLAEHRLPGLVVTDAAGKPYAVLPASQVVRFIVPSYVQDDPSLAGVLSETMADRAAEKLGGKAVRDVLPEHLHDVPAADANETIIEVAATMARMRSPLIAVVKDGELHGVITASRLLAAALKV, encoded by the coding sequence ATGCATGCCGCAGATATCGCCGAGGAATTCCCCGTGGTGTCCATCGACTCGGATGCTTTGGACGCTGCCCGGTTGCTGGCCGAGCATCGACTGCCGGGGCTGGTCGTGACCGACGCCGCAGGCAAGCCCTATGCGGTGCTGCCGGCCTCCCAGGTGGTGCGCTTCATCGTGCCGAGCTACGTTCAGGATGACCCATCACTGGCCGGTGTCCTCAGCGAAACGATGGCCGATCGGGCCGCCGAGAAGCTCGGCGGCAAGGCCGTGCGCGACGTTCTGCCCGAACACCTCCATGACGTACCGGCGGCCGATGCCAATGAGACCATCATCGAGGTGGCCGCTACCATGGCCAGAATGCGTAGCCCGCTTATCGCCGTGGTCAAAGACGGTGAACTGCACGGAGTCATCACCGCATCGCGGTTGCTGGCCGCCGCATTGAAGGTCTGA
- a CDS encoding APC family permease, translated as MSKISTAARRLLLGRPFRSDRLSHTLLPKRIALPVFASDALSSVAYGPEEIFLVLSVAGLAAYRMTPWVGLAVAFVFITVVASYRQNVHAYPSGGGDYEVVTTNLGATAGLTVASALMVDYVLTVAVSISSGIANIGSAIPFIAEHKVVFAVGTVIAVAAANLRGIRESGTAFAFPTYAFMIGIFGMLGWGLFQIFVMNHPLQAESAAYRIDSTEGEFVGVALVFLVAKSFSSGCAALTGVEAISNGVPAFRKPKSRNAATTLLMLGAIAVTMMMGIIVLASETGVKIAARPHDQLIGAPADYDQKTLLAQLAETVFRGFPPGLWIIAGVTALILALAANTAFNGFPVLGSILAQDSYLPRQLHTRGDRLAFSNGIVFLAVVAIAFIVAFGAEVTALIQLYIVGVFVSFTLSQIGMVRHWNRLLRSETDRAARVQMMRSRVVNTIGFVATGAVLIVVIATKFLAGAWIAIMAMAVLFGLMKLIRRHYDAVNVELAAQTAAQEGQAVLPSRTHALVLVSKLHLPTRRALAYARATRPDSLEAITVSVDDTETRALVREWEDSDVTVPLKVIASPYREVTRPVLEYVKRISKESPRTVVTVYIPEYVVGHWWEQLLHNQSALRLKTRLLFMPQVMVTSVPWQLNSSERRKVLEPHHAPGDTRRGF; from the coding sequence GTGTCGAAGATTTCCACCGCTGCTCGGCGTCTCCTTCTGGGCCGCCCCTTCCGCAGTGATCGGCTCAGCCACACGCTGCTGCCCAAACGCATCGCGCTGCCGGTGTTCGCCTCCGACGCGCTGTCCTCGGTCGCCTACGGGCCCGAAGAGATCTTTCTGGTGTTGTCGGTGGCCGGCCTTGCTGCCTACCGGATGACGCCGTGGGTTGGTCTGGCGGTGGCGTTCGTGTTCATCACTGTGGTGGCCTCGTACCGGCAGAACGTGCACGCTTACCCCTCCGGCGGAGGTGACTATGAGGTTGTCACCACCAACCTCGGTGCCACCGCAGGTCTGACCGTGGCGAGCGCGTTGATGGTGGATTACGTTCTGACGGTTGCCGTCTCGATCTCTTCGGGGATCGCCAACATCGGCTCGGCGATACCGTTCATCGCGGAGCACAAGGTTGTGTTCGCGGTGGGGACCGTGATCGCGGTGGCGGCGGCCAATCTGCGCGGTATCCGCGAATCCGGCACCGCGTTCGCCTTCCCGACCTATGCGTTCATGATCGGGATCTTCGGCATGCTCGGGTGGGGGCTGTTCCAGATCTTCGTGATGAATCACCCATTGCAGGCCGAGTCGGCCGCCTACAGGATCGACTCCACCGAAGGCGAGTTCGTGGGAGTCGCGCTGGTGTTCCTGGTGGCGAAGTCGTTCTCCTCCGGCTGTGCGGCGTTGACCGGGGTGGAAGCGATCAGCAATGGTGTGCCGGCATTCCGCAAGCCGAAGTCGCGTAACGCCGCCACCACACTGCTGATGCTGGGCGCGATCGCGGTGACCATGATGATGGGCATCATCGTGCTGGCCAGTGAGACCGGCGTGAAGATCGCGGCCCGCCCGCACGACCAGCTGATCGGGGCCCCGGCCGACTACGACCAGAAGACGTTGCTGGCGCAGCTGGCCGAGACCGTATTCCGGGGCTTTCCGCCTGGACTGTGGATCATCGCCGGGGTGACCGCGCTGATCCTGGCGCTGGCCGCCAACACCGCCTTCAACGGCTTCCCGGTGTTGGGATCGATCCTGGCGCAGGACTCCTACCTTCCGCGCCAGCTGCACACCCGAGGTGACCGGCTGGCGTTTTCCAACGGCATCGTGTTCCTGGCGGTGGTGGCCATCGCCTTCATCGTGGCGTTCGGCGCGGAGGTCACCGCGCTGATCCAGCTCTATATCGTCGGCGTGTTCGTCTCCTTCACGCTGAGTCAGATCGGCATGGTGCGACACTGGAATCGGTTGCTGCGCAGCGAGACCGACCGTGCGGCGCGGGTTCAGATGATGCGTTCCCGGGTGGTCAACACCATCGGGTTCGTCGCCACCGGGGCGGTCTTGATCGTGGTGATCGCCACCAAGTTCCTGGCCGGCGCATGGATCGCGATCATGGCGATGGCGGTGCTGTTCGGGCTGATGAAACTGATCCGGCGGCACTACGACGCCGTCAATGTCGAGCTGGCGGCACAAACGGCCGCCCAGGAAGGCCAGGCGGTGCTGCCCAGCCGCACTCATGCGCTGGTCCTGGTGTCCAAACTTCACCTGCCGACCCGGCGCGCGCTGGCCTACGCCCGGGCGACCCGCCCCGACTCGCTGGAAGCGATCACCGTCAGCGTCGACGACACCGAGACCCGAGCGTTGGTCCGTGAGTGGGAAGATAGCGACGTCACCGTTCCGCTTAAGGTGATCGCATCGCCGTACCGAGAAGTCACCCGACCGGTACTCGAGTACGTCAAACGCATCAGTAAGGAGTCGCCGCGCACCGTGGTGACCGTCTACATTCCCGAATACGTCGTGGGGCATTGGTGGGAACAGCTGCTGCACAACCAGAGTGCGTTGCGGCTCAAGACACGGCTGCTGTTCATGCCGCAGGTCATGGTCACCTCGGTGCCCTGGCAGCTGAACTCCTCGGAGCGGCGCAAGGTCCTGGAACCGCACCACGCACCCGGCGATACCCGGAGAGGCTTCTAA
- a CDS encoding potassium channel family protein, translated as MRVVVMGCGRVGASVADGLSRIGHEVAIIDRDSTAFNRLSPEFNGERVLGMGFDRDVLLRAGIEEAAAFAAVSSGDNSNIIAARLARETFGVSRVVARIYDAKRAAVYERLGIPTIATVPWTTDRLLDALTRENQTAKWRDPTGTVAVAEVVLHEDWIGRPVTDLEAATNARVAFLIRFGTGVLPEPRTVIQASDQVYVVAVSGRVAEAIAIAALPPSEDLDK; from the coding sequence GTGCGGGTAGTTGTGATGGGATGCGGCCGGGTGGGCGCCTCGGTCGCCGATGGACTGTCCCGGATCGGCCACGAGGTTGCGATCATCGACCGAGACAGCACCGCGTTCAACCGGCTCAGCCCGGAATTCAACGGTGAGCGCGTGCTCGGCATGGGCTTCGACCGCGATGTTCTGCTGCGCGCGGGCATCGAGGAAGCCGCCGCGTTCGCCGCCGTCTCCTCCGGTGACAACTCCAACATCATCGCGGCACGACTGGCCCGTGAGACGTTCGGCGTATCCCGGGTGGTGGCCCGCATCTACGACGCCAAACGGGCCGCGGTCTACGAACGCCTGGGCATCCCGACCATCGCCACGGTGCCCTGGACCACCGACCGGCTGCTCGACGCACTGACCCGAGAGAACCAGACCGCCAAGTGGCGTGACCCCACCGGCACCGTCGCCGTCGCCGAGGTTGTCCTGCACGAGGACTGGATCGGTCGCCCCGTCACCGATCTGGAGGCCGCCACCAATGCTCGGGTGGCGTTCCTGATCCGATTCGGGACCGGTGTCCTGCCCGAGCCCAGGACCGTGATCCAGGCCAGCGACCAGGTGTACGTGGTAGCGGTCTCGGGACGGGTGGCGGAGGCCATCGCGATCGCCGCGTTGCCGCCGAGCGAGGATCTGGACAAATGA
- a CDS encoding ArsB/NhaD family transporter, whose amino-acid sequence MAFIAVTVFLIAYAFIAADRVNKTLVALTGAAAVVILPVISSDDIFYSRETGIDWDVIFLLLGMMIIVSVLRQTGVFEYIAIWAAKRAKGSPLRIMILLVLVTAVASALLDNVTTVLLIAPVTLLVCDRLEISAAPFLMAEVFASNIGGAATLVGDPPNIIIASRAGLSFNSFLLHLAPIVAIVIVVFIAMLPRLFPGSFTVEAERVADVMALEEGEAIRDRGLLIKCGLVLAAVFAAFIGHSALHLEPSVVALLGAGVLIVISRLERSDYLSGVEWETLLFFAGLFVMVGALVDTGAIAALAKTATELTGGNALLTTMGILGVSAPVSGIIDNIPYVATMTPIVAELSATIPSDVHPDALWWALALGADFGGNLTAVGASANVVMLGIARRSGNPISFWEFTRKGIVVTAVSVALSAVYLWLRYFVFG is encoded by the coding sequence ATGGCGTTTATCGCGGTCACGGTGTTCCTGATCGCGTATGCGTTTATCGCCGCCGATCGAGTAAATAAAACCCTGGTCGCGCTCACCGGGGCGGCGGCCGTGGTGATCCTGCCGGTCATCTCCTCGGACGACATCTTCTATTCCCGCGAAACCGGAATCGACTGGGATGTCATCTTCCTGCTGCTGGGCATGATGATCATCGTCAGTGTGCTGCGCCAGACCGGCGTGTTCGAATACATCGCGATCTGGGCCGCCAAGCGCGCCAAGGGATCTCCCCTGCGGATCATGATCTTGCTGGTGCTGGTTACCGCGGTGGCATCGGCACTGCTGGACAACGTCACCACGGTGCTGCTGATCGCCCCGGTCACACTGCTGGTCTGCGACCGCCTGGAGATCAGCGCCGCGCCGTTTCTCATGGCTGAGGTGTTCGCCTCCAACATCGGTGGCGCCGCCACCCTCGTCGGCGACCCACCCAACATCATCATCGCCAGCCGGGCGGGTTTGTCGTTCAACTCTTTCCTGCTGCACCTGGCCCCCATCGTCGCCATCGTCATCGTCGTGTTCATCGCGATGCTGCCCCGGCTGTTTCCCGGGTCGTTCACTGTCGAGGCCGAGCGGGTCGCGGACGTGATGGCGTTGGAGGAAGGTGAGGCCATCCGCGACCGCGGGCTGCTGATCAAGTGCGGTCTGGTGCTCGCCGCGGTGTTCGCGGCGTTCATCGGGCATTCGGCGCTACACCTGGAGCCCTCGGTGGTGGCGCTGCTGGGCGCCGGCGTGTTGATCGTGATCTCGCGCCTGGAACGCTCGGACTACCTGTCGGGTGTCGAGTGGGAGACGCTGTTGTTCTTCGCCGGCCTGTTCGTGATGGTCGGCGCCCTGGTGGACACCGGTGCTATCGCCGCCCTGGCCAAGACCGCCACCGAACTGACCGGTGGCAATGCACTGCTGACCACGATGGGGATCCTGGGAGTGTCCGCGCCGGTGTCGGGGATCATCGACAACATCCCCTACGTCGCGACCATGACGCCCATCGTGGCGGAGCTGAGCGCCACCATCCCGAGCGACGTGCATCCCGATGCCCTGTGGTGGGCACTGGCGCTGGGTGCCGACTTCGGCGGCAACCTGACGGCGGTCGGTGCCAGCGCCAACGTGGTGATGCTCGGAATCGCCCGCCGCTCAGGCAATCCCATCTCGTTTTGGGAATTCACCCGCAAGGGCATCGTGGTCACCGCGGTCTCGGTGGCCCTGTCCGCGGTGTACCTGTGGTTGCGCTACTTCGTGTTCGGCTGA